One part of the Parabacteroides distasonis ATCC 8503 genome encodes these proteins:
- a CDS encoding putative LPS assembly protein LptD translates to MFLIYRVLIILFVFLLGGLGVQAQEIVAPADSLAQTDSLLVAPTDSTTLAGDSIPEKQTGLDAPVSYQATDSIVMTAGNWAYLYGEGDVKYQNIELQSELIEMNMDSSIVFAKFGLDSIGQEFGYPLFKEGDQQYESKTMRYNFGTKKGYITDVITQQGEGYVTAGRTKKMEGDILNMVGGKYTTCDEHEHPHFYIQMTKAKVRPKKNIVTGPVYLVLEDVPLYPIGLPFCFFPFSSTYSSGIIMPTFGDESTRGFFLRDGGYYFALSDYMDLALLGEIYTKGSWGLSAKSAYRKRYKFSGSFNASYLVTKLGDKGLPDYNLSKDFKVNWTHTQDPKANPYLSFSASVNFSTSSYDRNNQNSLYPNASGYADVNQNTKSSSINITKRFPNNPFTISGTMSINQTTRDSSIAVTLPSMTVTMSRIFPFKRKHPVGKERWYEKISMSYSGTFSNSITTKENLLFKSNLIKDWQNAMQHSIPVSATFSVLKYLNISPSFNYKERWYTSKIEQEYDTQKQALVARDTTYGFYRIYDFNASISASTTLYGFYKPLPFLGNKVEMIRHRFEPSITVSAQPDFASSRFGFYETYVYQDANGEDREYTYSPFAHNMYGVPGTGKQGNISFDVNNNIEMKVRSDKDSTGFKKISLIDKLSLGMSYNMAADSFKWSDLSVGLRLKLSKSYTLNLNGQFDTYTYDENGHRVDIPRWKAGKGIGRLRGTSTSFSYTFNNDTFKKLFGGGDSSSDKSGNQSASTDPNADPDGLNPDGEGEGENKESGGRLLGKKKETGETDADGYLISKIPWSLSFSYGLSLRYGDFNRSKLEYDYALTHSLSFNGNIQPTKNWRFNFNATYDFDAKKISYMTCNVTRNLHCWQMTASFVPVGPYKSYTFSIAVSSALLKDLKYDKRSNYRDGQQWY, encoded by the coding sequence ATGTTTTTGATATATAGAGTCCTAATCATTCTATTCGTTTTCCTCTTGGGAGGCTTGGGCGTGCAAGCGCAGGAGATTGTCGCTCCTGCCGATAGCTTGGCGCAGACTGATTCTCTCTTGGTGGCTCCTACGGATAGTACAACGTTAGCGGGAGATTCGATTCCAGAAAAGCAGACCGGGCTAGATGCTCCGGTCAGTTATCAAGCGACCGATTCTATCGTGATGACAGCTGGCAACTGGGCATATCTTTACGGGGAAGGCGATGTCAAATACCAGAATATCGAGCTGCAATCCGAATTGATCGAGATGAATATGGATAGTAGCATCGTGTTCGCTAAGTTTGGACTCGACTCTATCGGGCAGGAGTTTGGCTATCCGTTGTTTAAGGAGGGCGACCAGCAATATGAGTCGAAGACGATGCGGTATAATTTCGGTACCAAGAAAGGATATATCACGGACGTGATTACCCAGCAGGGCGAAGGGTATGTTACTGCCGGGCGAACGAAAAAGATGGAAGGGGATATCTTGAACATGGTGGGTGGTAAGTATACGACCTGCGACGAGCATGAGCATCCTCACTTTTACATCCAGATGACGAAAGCGAAGGTGCGCCCGAAAAAGAATATCGTAACGGGTCCGGTCTATCTGGTCTTGGAGGACGTGCCGTTGTATCCGATCGGGTTACCTTTCTGTTTCTTCCCGTTCTCGAGTACATATTCATCCGGTATTATTATGCCGACTTTCGGAGACGAGTCTACCAGAGGTTTCTTCTTGCGTGACGGTGGATATTATTTCGCCTTGAGCGATTATATGGACTTGGCTTTATTGGGAGAGATTTATACGAAAGGATCTTGGGGATTGTCGGCTAAGTCGGCTTACCGTAAACGTTATAAATTCTCGGGCAGTTTTAATGCTTCTTATTTGGTGACGAAATTGGGCGATAAGGGATTGCCCGACTATAATTTATCCAAGGACTTCAAGGTTAACTGGACGCATACGCAAGACCCTAAGGCGAATCCTTATCTGTCTTTTTCGGCGAGCGTAAACTTCTCGACCTCTTCGTATGACCGCAATAATCAGAACAGTTTATATCCGAACGCAAGCGGGTATGCCGACGTGAACCAGAATACGAAGAGTTCATCCATCAACATAACGAAACGTTTCCCGAATAACCCGTTCACGATCTCCGGTACGATGAGTATAAACCAGACGACCCGTGATTCTTCTATCGCCGTAACCTTGCCTAGCATGACGGTTACGATGAGCCGTATCTTCCCTTTCAAGCGGAAGCATCCGGTCGGGAAGGAGCGTTGGTACGAGAAGATCTCCATGAGTTATTCCGGTACGTTCAGTAATAGTATCACGACAAAGGAAAACTTATTATTCAAATCGAATTTGATCAAAGATTGGCAGAATGCTATGCAGCACTCGATTCCGGTAAGCGCTACATTCTCCGTGCTCAAGTACTTGAATATTTCTCCCTCTTTCAATTATAAGGAACGTTGGTACACCAGCAAGATCGAACAGGAATATGATACGCAGAAACAGGCTTTGGTAGCCCGCGACACTACGTATGGTTTTTATCGTATTTACGATTTTAACGCTTCTATCTCTGCGTCTACGACCTTGTATGGTTTTTATAAACCGTTGCCATTCTTGGGTAATAAGGTTGAGATGATCCGTCACCGCTTCGAGCCGTCTATTACGGTAAGCGCCCAGCCGGACTTCGCTTCTTCTCGTTTTGGTTTTTATGAGACTTATGTATATCAAGACGCGAATGGTGAGGATCGTGAATATACGTATTCTCCGTTTGCTCATAATATGTATGGCGTTCCGGGAACGGGAAAACAAGGAAATATCAGTTTTGACGTAAATAACAATATCGAGATGAAGGTGCGTTCGGATAAGGACTCTACTGGATTCAAGAAAATTAGTCTGATCGATAAGCTGTCGTTAGGCATGAGTTATAATATGGCGGCGGATTCATTTAAGTGGAGTGACTTGAGTGTCGGTTTACGTTTGAAATTATCCAAGAGTTATACGTTGAACTTGAATGGTCAGTTCGATACCTATACGTACGATGAGAATGGGCATCGTGTCGATATTCCCCGTTGGAAAGCAGGCAAGGGTATTGGCCGTTTGAGAGGGACTAGCACCAGTTTTTCTTATACATTTAATAATGATACGTTTAAGAAGTTGTTTGGAGGAGGTGATAGTTCATCGGATAAATCTGGGAATCAATCGGCTTCTACGGATCCGAATGCAGATCCGGATGGCTTGAACCCGGATGGAGAAGGAGAGGGCGAGAATAAGGAAAGTGGTGGCCGTCTGTTGGGCAAAAAGAAAGAGACCGGTGAGACAGATGCCGATGGCTATTTAATTTCCAAGATTCCTTGGAGCCTCTCGTTTAGTTATGGTTTGAGTTTGCGGTATGGTGATTTTAATCGTTCTAAACTGGAGTATGATTACGCCTTGACTCACTCTTTGAGCTTTAACGGAAATATCCAGCCGACAAAGAACTGGCGTTTTAACTTTAACGCTACTTATGATTTTGACGCTAAGAAGATCTCTTATATGACTTGTAACGTAACTCGTAACTTGCACTGCTGGCAAATGACGGCTAGTTTCGTTCCGGTTGGTCCTTATAAATCCTATACATTCAGTATCGCTGTAAGCTCTGCTTTATTGAAAGATTTGAAGTATGATAAGAGAAGTAATTATAGGGATGGACAGCAGTGGTATTAA
- a CDS encoding HDIG domain-containing metalloprotein gives MKPLDIIKKYYPESSDAYRILVTHSRSVADKALALARLHPEMNLDLTFIEEATMLHDIGIFLCNAPDIDCHGEADYICHGYLGADLMRKEGYPRHALVCERHTGTGLSLAMIEERNLPVPHRDMRPVSLEEQLICFADKFFSKTKLTKEKPADKIKQSLSKYGNETVEQFEHWCKLFLGE, from the coding sequence ATGAAACCTCTTGATATAATAAAGAAATATTATCCGGAAAGTTCGGATGCCTACCGGATTTTGGTGACTCATAGCCGTAGCGTGGCGGATAAGGCATTAGCATTGGCCCGTTTGCATCCGGAGATGAATCTGGATCTGACTTTTATTGAGGAAGCGACGATGTTGCATGACATAGGGATCTTTTTGTGTAACGCACCGGATATCGATTGCCATGGGGAGGCCGATTATATCTGTCATGGCTATCTGGGAGCCGATTTAATGCGGAAAGAGGGGTATCCTCGCCACGCCTTAGTTTGCGAGAGGCATACGGGGACGGGGCTTTCGCTTGCCATGATCGAGGAACGGAACCTGCCTGTTCCACATCGGGATATGCGTCCCGTGTCATTGGAAGAACAATTGATCTGTTTCGCTGATAAATTCTTTAGCAAGACTAAATTGACGAAAGAGAAACCGGCTGATAAGATAAAACAGAGCTTATCCAAGTATGGAAATGAGACAGTTGAGCAGTTTGAACACTGGTGTAAACTCTTTTTAGGGGAATAA
- a CDS encoding GNAT family N-acetyltransferase → MIKKIKVTDHPRLMEIWESSVLNTHDFLKEEDFLYYKEQLPVYFQHVTLFGFEQEGILVGFMGIAKGNLEMLFIDNNYRGIGIGKKLITYAIDNLQVTKVDVNEQNNQAVGFYKHIGFNTYKRSDLDGEGKEYPILHMRL, encoded by the coding sequence ATGATTAAAAAAATTAAAGTTACAGATCATCCACGTTTGATGGAAATCTGGGAAAGTTCAGTATTAAATACACATGATTTTCTTAAAGAGGAAGATTTTCTATACTATAAGGAACAACTTCCAGTATATTTTCAACATGTCACTCTATTCGGATTTGAACAAGAGGGAATCTTAGTAGGATTTATGGGAATCGCAAAAGGAAATCTTGAAATGTTATTCATTGACAATAATTATCGAGGTATAGGAATAGGAAAAAAATTAATCACTTATGCCATAGATAATTTGCAAGTAACAAAAGTCGATGTGAATGAGCAAAATAATCAAGCTGTCGGTTTTTATAAACATATAGGCTTTAACACATACAAAAGGTCTGATTTGGACGGAGAAGGTAAAGAATATCCTATTTTACACATGCGGTTATAG
- a CDS encoding DoxX family protein gives MSAFYKFLFPMKPDGTAISLLLLALRLLFGGLLLSHGIQKWTNFESMSAAFPDPLGVGHSVSLGLAIFGELFCSIGFILGALYRLAMIPMIFTMGVAFFVIHGNDPFSLKELAFVYLVIFILMYIAGPGKFSLDRLIAVLLSQKR, from the coding sequence ATGTCAGCATTTTACAAATTTCTTTTTCCAATGAAGCCGGATGGTACAGCTATATCGTTACTGTTGTTGGCGCTTCGTTTGTTATTTGGAGGTCTATTGCTTTCGCATGGGATACAGAAGTGGACGAATTTTGAGAGCATGTCCGCCGCATTTCCGGACCCACTGGGAGTTGGACATTCGGTTTCTCTAGGCTTGGCCATTTTTGGGGAGCTTTTTTGTTCGATTGGCTTTATTCTCGGTGCGCTCTATCGGTTGGCAATGATCCCGATGATTTTTACTATGGGAGTGGCTTTCTTCGTGATTCACGGGAATGATCCGTTTTCTTTGAAAGAGTTGGCGTTCGTTTACTTGGTCATTTTTATCTTGATGTATATAGCAGGACCTGGTAAGTTCTCGTTAGATCGTCTGATCGCTGTCCTCTTGTCGCAGAAGAGATAG
- the ung gene encoding uracil-DNA glycosylase produces the protein MDVKIEESWKKRLADEFEKDYFKQLTDFVKQEYRQGTVYPPGPYMFNAFEHCPFDKVKVVILGQDPYHEPGQAHGLCFSVQDGVPFPPSLINIFKEIQDDLGHPVPTTGNLIRWADQGVLLLNATLTVRAHQAGSHQNRGWETFTDAVIHRLAAERSHIVYILWGSYAQKKGAFIDSSRNLVLKSAHPSPLSAYRGFFGNKHFSKANDYLIATGQTPIEW, from the coding sequence ATGGACGTAAAGATTGAAGAAAGCTGGAAAAAACGGTTAGCCGACGAGTTTGAAAAAGATTATTTCAAGCAATTGACCGATTTCGTTAAACAAGAATACCGCCAAGGTACTGTTTATCCTCCCGGTCCTTATATGTTCAACGCTTTTGAGCACTGCCCGTTCGATAAAGTGAAGGTCGTTATCCTCGGCCAAGATCCTTATCACGAGCCGGGACAGGCGCACGGACTTTGTTTCTCCGTGCAGGATGGGGTACCTTTCCCCCCTTCCCTCATCAATATATTCAAAGAAATACAAGATGACTTAGGGCATCCGGTTCCAACAACCGGCAACTTGATTCGTTGGGCAGATCAAGGCGTATTACTGCTAAACGCCACGCTCACAGTACGAGCGCATCAAGCCGGTTCCCATCAAAATAGAGGTTGGGAGACCTTTACCGATGCTGTTATTCATCGTCTGGCGGCTGAAAGAAGCCATATCGTTTACATATTATGGGGTTCCTACGCACAAAAGAAAGGTGCTTTCATCGATTCATCCCGTAACCTGGTTCTTAAATCAGCCCATCCGTCCCCACTTTCCGCTTACCGGGGATTCTTCGGAAACAAGCATTTCAGCAAAGCCAATGATTATTTAATCGCAACTGGGCAAACTCCCATCGAATGGTAA
- a CDS encoding Crp/Fnr family transcriptional regulator, with protein sequence MLLEKLLKGFNYSTSTFNLKESKLFDQYFERILISKGTFLVKEGEIERYSYFVFDGILRCWLLNHKGEEQIFWFCKEGTFSMSNISFTLQTKSAFNVQTIVDSVIYRIDKKQENELYTAIPKVKTVFEDLNAILLNKLLKRNIDLIKYSPEQYYLQMIEEYGITLNYIPLKDIASYLGITPQALSRIRKRIF encoded by the coding sequence ATGCTTTTAGAAAAACTACTTAAAGGATTTAATTATAGCACCAGTACTTTCAATTTGAAGGAATCTAAGTTATTTGACCAATATTTTGAACGAATATTGATTAGTAAAGGTACATTTTTGGTCAAGGAAGGAGAAATAGAGAGGTATAGTTATTTCGTTTTTGATGGAATATTACGTTGTTGGCTATTAAATCATAAAGGAGAAGAACAAATCTTTTGGTTTTGTAAAGAGGGTACGTTCTCAATGTCGAACATATCTTTTACATTACAAACAAAGTCTGCGTTTAATGTGCAAACAATTGTAGATAGCGTTATTTACCGAATAGACAAGAAACAAGAAAATGAACTATACACCGCTATACCTAAGGTAAAAACTGTATTTGAAGATTTGAATGCTATATTGCTGAATAAACTCTTGAAAAGAAATATCGACTTGATTAAATATTCCCCTGAACAGTATTATCTACAGATGATTGAAGAATATGGCATTACACTAAACTATATACCGCTAAAAGATATAGCTTCTTATTTGGGTATCACACCACAAGCACTAAGCAGAATCCGTAAACGTATTTTTTAA
- the purB gene encoding adenylosuccinate lyase, whose protein sequence is MVLSTLTAISPVDGRYRNKAENLAAYFSEYALIKYRVRVEIEYFITLSEFLPQLSELNAAEVKKGLRKIYQEFTEEDALRVKEIESVTNHDVKAVEYFIKEKTNHFLAEKYHEFIHFGLTSQDINNTSVPLSIKDALQEVYYPGLEEVIGALKKYAEEWMDIPMLAKTHGQPASPTRLGKEVMVFVYRLEQQLALLKAVPISAKFGGATGNFNAHHVAYPEYDWRAFGNKFVSEVLGLKREEWTTQISNYDNLAAIFDGLKRINTILIDLNRDFWQYISMEYFKQKIKAGEIGSSAMPHKVNPIDFENAEGNLGIANAILEHLATKLPVSRLQRDLTDSTVLRNVGVPLAHIEIAFKSLTKGLGKLLLNENALSRDLNNCWAVVAEGIQTVLRREGYPKPYEALKALTRTNQTVTEQSIKEFIETLNVSDRIKDELRAITPHNYTGI, encoded by the coding sequence ATGGTATTATCGACACTGACTGCTATTTCGCCCGTGGATGGGCGATACAGGAATAAGGCTGAGAATCTGGCGGCTTATTTTTCAGAATACGCACTTATCAAGTATAGGGTGCGAGTTGAGATCGAGTATTTTATTACTCTATCTGAGTTTCTTCCGCAATTAAGCGAGTTAAATGCGGCGGAAGTAAAAAAGGGGCTCCGGAAAATTTATCAGGAGTTTACGGAGGAGGACGCTTTACGAGTGAAGGAGATCGAGAGTGTGACAAACCACGATGTGAAAGCGGTGGAGTACTTTATTAAGGAAAAAACAAATCATTTCCTTGCGGAGAAATACCACGAGTTTATTCATTTTGGATTGACTTCTCAGGATATTAATAACACATCTGTGCCTTTATCGATCAAGGACGCTTTGCAAGAGGTGTATTATCCGGGTTTGGAAGAGGTGATCGGCGCCTTGAAAAAATACGCCGAGGAATGGATGGATATTCCGATGTTGGCTAAGACACATGGGCAACCGGCATCTCCGACTCGTTTGGGTAAGGAGGTGATGGTCTTTGTTTACCGTTTGGAGCAACAGTTGGCATTGTTAAAGGCCGTTCCTATCTCCGCTAAATTCGGTGGGGCTACAGGAAACTTCAATGCGCATCATGTAGCGTATCCGGAATATGATTGGAGGGCATTCGGTAACAAGTTCGTTAGTGAGGTGTTAGGCTTGAAGCGTGAGGAGTGGACTACCCAGATCTCTAATTATGATAATCTGGCAGCGATCTTCGATGGCTTGAAGCGTATCAATACGATCTTGATCGACTTGAATCGTGACTTCTGGCAATATATCTCCATGGAGTATTTCAAGCAAAAGATCAAGGCGGGTGAGATCGGTTCGTCTGCTATGCCACATAAGGTGAACCCGATTGATTTCGAGAACGCTGAGGGTAATCTAGGGATCGCTAACGCTATTTTAGAGCATTTGGCTACGAAATTGCCGGTATCTCGTTTACAAAGAGACTTGACGGATTCTACCGTGTTGAGAAACGTAGGCGTGCCTTTGGCACATATAGAAATTGCCTTCAAGAGCTTAACAAAAGGCTTGGGTAAATTGTTATTGAACGAGAACGCCCTAAGTAGGGATTTGAATAATTGCTGGGCTGTGGTAGCCGAGGGTATCCAGACGGTCTTACGCCGTGAGGGTTATCCGAAGCCTTACGAGGCATTAAAAGCTTTGACACGTACGAACCAGACTGTTACGGAGCAATCTATCAAGGAGTTTATCGAAACCTTGAATGTTAGCGACCGGATTAAAGATGAATTAAGGGCTATAACGCCTCATAATTATACAGGAATTTAG
- the asnA gene encoding aspartate--ammonia ligase, whose product MSYLIKPAGYKALLNLSQTEMGIKKIKDFFQQNLSSELRLRRVTAPLFVLKGMGINDDLNGTERAVTFPIKDLNDSKAEIVHSLAKWKRLTLADYHIEEGYGIYTDMNAIRSDEELGNLHSLYVDQWDWERVMSESERKIDFLKEIVRRIYAAMVRTEYLVYEMFPQIRPTLPQQIHFIHSEDLLQKYPTFTPKEREDAITKEYGAVFIIGIGCSLSNGEKHDGRAPDYDDWSTIAENGQTGLNGDLLVWDDVLNRSMELSSMGIRVNKEALLRQLDICKAGEKKELYFHKRLLSGELPQSIGGGIGQSRLCMFYLRKAHIGEIQASIWPEEMRKEARAAGMMLI is encoded by the coding sequence ATGAGCTATCTTATTAAACCCGCAGGGTATAAAGCCTTACTTAACTTATCCCAGACTGAAATGGGAATCAAGAAGATCAAGGACTTTTTCCAGCAAAACCTCTCATCCGAGCTGCGCCTAAGACGCGTAACCGCACCTTTATTCGTACTTAAGGGCATGGGTATCAATGATGATCTTAACGGGACCGAGCGAGCCGTCACTTTTCCTATCAAGGATTTAAACGACTCTAAAGCAGAAATCGTACATTCACTCGCCAAATGGAAACGACTGACACTCGCCGATTACCACATTGAAGAAGGTTACGGTATTTACACCGACATGAATGCCATCCGCTCAGACGAGGAGCTAGGTAATTTACACTCTTTATACGTGGATCAATGGGACTGGGAACGTGTAATGAGCGAAAGCGAACGTAAGATCGATTTCCTCAAGGAAATCGTCCGTCGCATATATGCCGCTATGGTCCGTACCGAATATTTAGTTTACGAGATGTTTCCTCAAATCCGCCCGACGCTCCCCCAACAGATTCATTTCATCCATTCAGAGGATTTGTTACAAAAATATCCTACCTTTACACCGAAAGAGCGGGAAGACGCTATTACCAAGGAATACGGGGCCGTATTCATTATCGGTATCGGATGCTCGCTAAGCAATGGAGAGAAGCATGACGGACGTGCTCCGGACTACGATGATTGGTCTACGATCGCCGAGAACGGACAAACCGGATTGAACGGGGATTTATTGGTTTGGGATGATGTACTAAACCGTTCTATGGAACTATCCTCTATGGGTATCCGCGTCAATAAGGAAGCCTTGCTACGCCAGTTGGATATTTGCAAAGCCGGGGAGAAAAAAGAACTCTATTTCCACAAACGCCTCTTGAGCGGTGAACTTCCGCAAAGTATCGGCGGTGGTATCGGACAAAGCCGGTTGTGTATGTTCTATCTTCGTAAGGCCCATATCGGAGAGATACAGGCAAGTATCTGGCCGGAGGAGATGCGCAAGGAAGCACGTGCAGCTGGAATGATGCTTATTTAG
- a CDS encoding S9 family peptidase, translating to MNVKTLFYAVAFLSLSWVPFTYAQDVLPEYTQARRFAPSNAEQLLFSYTLTPNYFNNSDKFWYEYKTSEGTNWYLVDPNSRNKRLLFDRDELAAQISEIVREPFTGQQLPIEDLRLKEDDRTFTFSIKGTNGNYFFSYDYPSSRLTRITKDEIPAKIRWANISPDKKRVVFAKDLNLYVMSYEDYEKAVKDPEDKTISEIALTTDGEKDFGFGMPRTFLNTDTLCDHKRKYVMGNWSPDGRYFAATLSDQRAVQDLWVINSIAKPRPTLETYKYQMPGEAGSPIVHLYLFDLENTGKRKEIRVDCFKDQTINLASKPDKERTGLTRNSIWLGDNQTFYLTRVSRDMKRVDICSYTIGEDSVKAIIEERLNTSMETRPLAMTDNGKELIHWSERDGWAHLYLYDAQGNLKNRITKGPWHVDAIVDVDSKNRVVYFKANAREKGDTTPYYEHLYRVNLDGSGLKLITPGDYFHLVSMDKSMRYIVDNYSRVNTIPATALYDNQGNRLMTLEESDFSQLFMAGYKFPEPFSVKAADGVTDLYGVMYKPFDFDSTKVYPVINYVYPGPQQEGTFFRYIPMNPRTDRLAQAGFVVVCMGHRGGHPSRSKWYHNYGYGNLRDYPMADHKVAIEQLCARYKFMDINRVGIHGHSGGGFMSTAAMLLYPDFFKVAVSCAGNHDNNIYNRWWGEKHHGVKEITDDMGNISFDIRIPTNQELARNLKGHLLLIHGDIDNNVHPANTIVVVDELIKAGKRFDMLIVPGKRHHFDDYNEYYYWRMVDYFSEYLRGERETGADIKDLKLGNWFQGYQ from the coding sequence ATGAATGTAAAAACACTTTTTTATGCGGTAGCCTTCTTGAGTTTATCATGGGTGCCTTTTACCTATGCGCAAGATGTCCTACCGGAATATACGCAAGCACGCCGTTTCGCCCCGTCGAATGCGGAACAGCTACTTTTCTCTTATACCCTTACCCCCAATTATTTTAATAATAGTGACAAGTTCTGGTATGAGTATAAGACGAGTGAGGGGACAAACTGGTATCTGGTGGACCCCAATTCGAGAAATAAACGATTATTATTCGATCGGGATGAGTTGGCGGCACAGATAAGCGAGATCGTGAGAGAGCCTTTTACCGGACAACAACTTCCTATCGAAGATTTACGCTTAAAGGAAGATGATCGCACGTTTACTTTCTCGATAAAGGGTACGAACGGGAACTATTTTTTCTCGTATGATTATCCGTCCTCCCGGTTGACTCGGATTACGAAAGACGAGATTCCTGCTAAAATCCGTTGGGCGAATATATCGCCGGATAAAAAGCGGGTCGTCTTCGCGAAAGATTTGAACCTGTATGTCATGAGTTATGAGGATTATGAGAAGGCCGTGAAGGACCCGGAGGATAAGACGATATCCGAGATCGCCTTGACTACGGATGGCGAAAAAGATTTTGGCTTTGGTATGCCCCGGACCTTCTTGAATACCGATACTTTATGTGACCATAAGCGGAAATATGTAATGGGGAACTGGTCTCCCGATGGTCGTTATTTCGCCGCGACTTTGTCGGATCAACGTGCGGTGCAAGATTTATGGGTGATTAACTCGATCGCCAAACCTCGTCCTACACTTGAGACCTATAAATATCAGATGCCGGGAGAGGCGGGTTCTCCAATCGTTCATTTATATCTCTTTGATTTGGAAAATACCGGGAAGCGGAAAGAAATCCGGGTGGATTGTTTTAAAGATCAAACAATCAATCTAGCCTCCAAGCCGGATAAGGAGCGTACGGGACTCACTCGGAACTCGATCTGGTTGGGAGATAACCAGACCTTCTATTTGACCCGTGTCAGCCGGGATATGAAACGGGTGGATATCTGTTCGTATACGATCGGGGAGGATTCGGTAAAAGCGATCATTGAGGAACGTCTAAATACCTCTATGGAAACGCGCCCGCTAGCGATGACCGATAATGGTAAGGAATTGATCCATTGGAGCGAACGGGATGGTTGGGCGCATCTGTATCTATATGATGCGCAAGGAAATTTGAAAAACCGTATCACCAAAGGGCCTTGGCATGTGGACGCCATCGTAGACGTGGACAGTAAGAATCGTGTCGTTTACTTCAAGGCGAATGCCCGGGAAAAGGGAGATACGACTCCTTATTACGAGCATTTGTATCGGGTGAATCTGGATGGTTCGGGCTTAAAGCTGATTACTCCGGGCGATTATTTCCACCTGGTCTCTATGGATAAATCCATGCGATATATCGTGGATAACTATTCTCGTGTCAATACGATCCCGGCTACGGCATTGTATGATAACCAAGGTAATCGATTGATGACCTTGGAGGAGAGTGACTTCTCCCAATTATTCATGGCAGGTTATAAATTCCCTGAGCCTTTTTCGGTAAAGGCGGCCGATGGGGTGACCGATTTGTATGGTGTCATGTATAAGCCTTTTGATTTTGATTCCACGAAAGTATATCCGGTCATTAACTATGTATACCCCGGACCGCAACAGGAGGGAACTTTCTTTCGCTACATCCCGATGAATCCTCGTACGGATCGTTTGGCGCAAGCCGGATTTGTCGTGGTTTGCATGGGACACAGGGGAGGGCATCCCAGTCGCTCCAAGTGGTATCATAATTATGGATATGGAAATTTGCGTGATTATCCGATGGCGGATCATAAAGTGGCTATCGAGCAGTTGTGCGCTCGTTATAAATTCATGGATATCAACCGGGTCGGCATACACGGACACTCCGGTGGCGGTTTCATGTCTACAGCGGCTATGCTGCTTTATCCGGATTTCTTTAAGGTGGCGGTATCTTGTGCCGGCAATCATGACAATAACATTTATAACCGGTGGTGGGGAGAGAAACACCATGGAGTAAAGGAGATCACGGATGATATGGGAAATATCTCGTTCGATATTCGCATCCCGACCAATCAGGAATTGGCGAGGAACTTGAAAGGCCATCTGTTATTAATCCATGGCGATATCGATAATAATGTGCATCCGGCAAATACCATTGTTGTCGTGGACGAGTTGATCAAGGCGGGCAAGCGCTTTGATATGTTGATCGTACCGGGAAAACGTCATCATTTTGATGACTATAATGAATATTATTACTGGCGGATGGTCGATTACTTCTCTGAGTATTTGAGAGGCGAACGGGAAACAGGTGCGGATATAAAAGATTTGAAGCTGGGCAATTGGTTTCAGGGGTATCAGTGA